From Punica granatum isolate Tunisia-2019 chromosome 1, ASM765513v2, whole genome shotgun sequence:
GGTTCTTATTAATTAGTCttatatttttaagtttttttcggAAAGTGAATTTTGGAGAAAATTTTTGCTTCTACCTTTATAATTGTATCgataaaatagaaatcctaataatTAGTAATGGACATGGGTAGTCCCATGACGAGTATCAAATCTGAAACCTTTTAATTACTAAGCGAAAGCGTGTGCCATTGCGCTACCCCCCCTTAATTTCGTTAAGATCATGTTAAAAAGTgggaaggaagagagagtgaaaagaaaaactaaaggGAGAAGAATAGAGTGAGTGGAAAATAGGAATTAATAGGTAGTTGTTTGTACCAGTTTTTCATATCAATGGATATTCATTGATCGacggagaaaagaaaaaaaagtagttATTTCTATGAAATTTATCGTTTTAAACTCAAACTTATTCATTAATTGAAGTACATATGGCATGaatcattttcaaaaataaatattataccAAAGAAATCATTATCTATAATattcaaaaaggaaaatgaaagttttatctaatttttattttcttattttaccCATATTagatatattcaaattaattagattcatttatttaaggttaaaatagtaaaataactTAAAAAATTACCCATTCacctttcaaatccttacgtttttctctctcttatctctctcatctttcctctcttctttctccacTCTCATCTCTTTCTTGCTACgtcacttttttttcaaaaattttcatgttctcttttctctctcacCCATTTCTCTCTATAtcacttcttttttattttagaattattctAATAATCATTCACAGTCTAGTCTCTTTATATAagagaaaatcttaaatgatCATACCTTATTGACATTGTGGGGAAGAACTAATGAGAATTCtttaatgaagaataattatgataattatccGAGTAATTAGCAGCAATTCTCATGTTTCATGTAATATAATTGGTATTTTTTTCATGTCACATGGATAGGTACAATCATCCAAGAActtctcctttatataagaCTTGATTTTTAGGCCTGTGCGGATTTTTAGTTAGTGTATTTTGTCATACGtaaactttattttaataaaaatattctttattattttcagcatttcaataaaaattagCCTAAACTTgattttcatatttactatTCACCATATTTAATAGGGTGGGAGATAAATAtaaactcttttcttttcttttaaactGTTAACTTCAAATTTCTTTAAATATTTACTATTCTAATCCTTTTAATAGGGTgtgatacaactttatatatttatataaatttgaaaattttctttattatatatatagagcatATTAACATATGACTTAGCAAGAATTTTCTCACGTTACCCCATAtcattttgactttttttgcTCCAATTTACTACATTGGTTACGgctttatatttattatatacatatatatatatagtatatgaACATATGAATTAGTAAGAATTTACCACTTTACCCCATATTATACtgtcgttttcttttttactcaTATTTAATGCATTTGTTACCACttcatatgcatatatttatatatatatatatatgtatatatgtaaattaaaatcgattgttttccatttttagtttgtttatttaattacgACACGTTTGCAAGAATCTCTACCTCCAAAGGATCTTTAATTATCGCTATTATTGTTTGAGGAATCTCCATCATTGTCATTTAAAATGTATTTTTCTACTGTTCCTCGTAGTCCCGACTAACATCTCTTTCTCTATAGTAATGAACGAAGGAATCCAATGCATGCAAGTTGTTTCGACGACGTAGCGATAATTTCTTTGTTAATGTCTCCGATTCCTTTATTGCCGTCAAGTCTTTGTCAAGGCATAAACATGCATTAGGTACATGCACATGCACATGCACTATTGCAATATAAGATAGATCCACAGTATCGAGCCTCGAGCCAAATAGCGATGTATTTTGCAAGGTCATGTTTCCAAATAAGAAAGAACAATCAACAAGCTCGAAAGTTGGTGCCTAACGCATGTCTAAGTCggaatttcaatttcaagacGTATTAATTAAGATGACTCTTTAGGACCAACATAGGTTAGTTCAAATAATTTAGCGCTAGTTTTCCTTAAAAAAGGTCTCGAGTGCGAATCTTTAAATGGATAAAATCCTTGATTAcgagagttttattttttagtgtgCTGATTTGActtgaactgaattagtcggggaCTATTGCGCTTTCAGATACCATGATACaccttaaaaaaaatgattccCTGAGAACAAAGATTcataaaagaaaaccagaTTTGCTAAATGATATTGTCATTATGGGAACTAGATagccacacacacacactttCAATTGTAATATCCACGGATTATATAAGGTCAGAAGTTATTTCTTCTTAATATATCTTCACGAATCATGGTTGTATTTTTCCTAACCTCCCCCTAAACCGGAAAACGATTCTTTATGACGGCCCAAGATCCTTGTAAGGAATATTGACTGACATGTAAAGGTTAGTCAAAAAATGGTTATCGGTTTACAAACGTAAGATGTctcctaccaaaaaaaaagaaaaagtaagaTGTTCTGTACCATTACGTTATTGACAAAGTCAAAAAATGTTCATATTATAGCATGAGTATAGTATAAGGGGGCGGACGGTCAAGTATGACCCCATCATCTAGTGGTTCTGGACATAAATCAAACAGgtgaaaattgaattaaatttcTCTTGATTTTAGGTTAACAACGAGTATTACGCCATTATTTATGTGTATTCTGATATTCGAAAGCTTCATCAGCCCCGACTAATTTAGTTTCAACCGAGTCAGCTcactaagagataaaactcttccaaagtgaattttctctaataGTTTAAACCAACCAAATATTTGGTGGATGACTGCACTATTATAGGACAAGTGGGCATATTTATTTCTTGAATAAATTTTAACGATATCCCTATAGTCTGTGAAAAATCCAATAACACCTcttctttcaaaaattagCCACACATTACCTCTCCTTTTGCTGATATGGCACCAAGAGAGTATCTACTTTGCCACATGGATTCCATTTCACGAAACTGCATTAACTGACCCGTTACTTAATTTCTTTACCCAAATCAGACATGACttgtttaagaaaaaaaaaggtacaaAACAGTTAAATGAGGAGTGATgtgtaattaattttaaaaaaataggtAGTACTAATCATTTTACGAATGATAGAGTGCCATCGAaatttactcttatttttcATAAGAAATTATTgggaaaacagagaaaaattGCGGGAACTGAGCCGGAGGTTGCCAGCTCGTGCCGGAAGACACGCCTGACTGAGCCGAGACACGAGATCCGTGCGAACCTCTTTATACCCCACTAGCAGTTCTCGCACGTGACTCCCGCTCGGCTCCGGACTCCAGTTTTCCCAACCCCGGCCGCTGTTTTCCCTTCACCCGTAAAACTGAAGACGGAAAAATTCACCAGAATTCTCTTTTTTCCAACCGGAAGCGAGTTGAGAAAAGGTCGGCGCGAATATATCAGTCGGTCTTGTGGCCTGGCGGGCCCGGTCATGACACGTGGCCACGTCATGCTGATACGTTTCCCAGGTGTCGTCATTTACCCCTAGAACTGGTCTCCGACCTCCACGTGTCGGTTAGTCCCCGCCAGGCTGGTGGCACCAATAGGCTCCGAGCCCACCTACGTGTTCCCGCTGTTTCCTTCAGCAATTTCCAATAGGCATAAACAaatgtcttttctttttctttttttttaggcATAAAACAGCTGaatttttacaattcaattcaGTATTGTTGTGGccggaaaaacaaaaaatcagTATTGTTTGTTAGCTATTATAGTAAATAACAAACTATTCGTTGGTTGAGTTAGGACTATTTATTTCTAAGTTATACTCTGTAGTTTTCTACACTTTCAATTTGCCCCCTCTAGTTTCTCTCAATTTGCCCATTGCAACTTCGGAACTATCTCAACTAGCACCTTCAATTCTTAGAAAGTGAAGATAAACAAGTTAAAGTTACCATCGAGTCtgagaaaaattatatagcGTTTAGCACTCCACACCaattatgtgtatatatgtatatatttaattgtgaTTGTAATAATGGGGTtgaagggaaaaataaaaagaaaataatgattgtgttattgaattatgaaaaaaatgaaaaaaaaattaatagtttagagaaagtaatatatgcgttgttgaattgtgaaaaaagtaatgaataattgataggatttagtattaaaaattaaattgaatggtaattaagattaaaaaattgaaaaaagtaacgattagttgttgaattgaagataaagtAAAGTGGAATTAAGTGGagttgaatgaaaaaaattaaactccAAAACTAAGTGTGCGTTtagatttagagttgagttgagttgagttttagttttaattggtttgtaatgattgtattattgaattatgagaaaaagtgtgaaaaagtaataaataatttagagaaagtaattattgtgttgttgaattgtgaaaaagtaatgaatagttaagagaatttaatattaaaaattgaattgaatggttaaaaaaatttaaaaaatgaaaaaaagtaatgattgtgatattgaattgaaattaagtggaattgagttgagttgagttgaaaattttttataagacAAACACACACAAATTGAACTGCTACACAATGATGGCCGTATCTGTCTCGTCTTTTATACAATGATCTTGCATCATTGTCTTGCCCTATAGTTAAGGGGCTTTTTATCGAACTCAGTTTAACCAGCTACAAATCCATTGGACACATTTAAGTGGTAACATTGAGAATACGTTCAGAAAGTTTTGATGATGAATATATAACTGATGGAATTCTTGGATTGCAGCCCTTTTAATAACAATCTCAATCATATCACGTATGAATCCAATCGTAAAGGCAACATAGTTCACAGAAACAATAGCTCTAGTTGACCCATGTGGCTCGAGGAGTGCTCGTGTAATTCGATTACACGGTGAATTCGATGTAGATGATAATCTAGATCGCGTAGAGACGTCATTGCGAGTTGGAGGGGGCTAATTTGTGACCGTTAGTAAACCATTAAATAAATCGATTGTCtattcatcaaaaataaattagttgTCCATCCatcaaatgattttttttttcctttccttatATTTTGTTAATCACGAATAGTTTAAGGCCTATTTGGTTTCCcaataatattttagaatcacaattctaactttaactctactcattacaaaacaaaataattcatacaaagtcaaagagtgggccccatttatatcacttttttcctcaacaaaacaacataacacatacaaagtcaaaggtgggtcccatttataccactcaaaatcaaaatcaaaatctgattttaaaattctattatgaaaccaaacggaacCTCAAATGTAATGCTTCCCATTTCAATGAACAGTGGGGGAGATCGCAGTTGCCTTGCAAAACACGTCTCCTTCGCGGCCCATCATAAtcagaagaaaattaaatgcTCTCTCCCCACCCTCTATAAAACCCACCGAGCCTCCAGcctttcttctccttccttccttccctctcctctctccctctccgcTTCAAGTCCCCGCCTTTTCCgtctctccttctccttctctctcccctctctgcGATTTCTAGGGTTTGGAGCTAGCTTCTTCTCCATAGCCGACCCCCCTCAACCTCCAATCCCCCCATCATTCAATCCGACCGAGGTTGCATTCCGATATCTCCTCCCTGCTCGTCCGCGATCCGCCTCCATTTCCGGGGTCGTCGTTCCCTCTGGCTCGCCGCGATCCAGGTACCTTTTTGCTGCTTTCGTGGTGCATTGTTGTCGTTTGGCTTCGAAATCGTGAGCTTCGGGAATTTATTGTGTGCGTGCTCAGCTTCTCGTTCCTTAGTCGATCGTCGCTGTAATCTCATGTACGGATCATTACATCCCCCTTTTATTCGTTTTTCTTCGTTAGACGGATCGTGAAGAGTACACGTCCGTGTCTCCGCGGATCCTTCCCTTCGCCCTTATTGTTTCACATCTTCTGCCAAAATGATTATGTTTTCCGACTCTCCGATAAATGGGGAGCCGAAAGGATGGAGAGTAACCGAACTTTCCTGCGTAAATATTTGGTTTTTCTTCGTCAGgaatatgaaaaatttatgaagCCAAGGTTTTTTCTGATGATTACGACTTTTGTTCGGTCGGCGGGGCACGGTTTTACCTGGCGTGTTCATGGCCATGGGGTTATCATTGAGTGACTTGTTTGGTTGCTCTATCGATTTTGAACACTTCATgtttattttagttatttcCCCTCAACAAACATCACATAGGATCGATTCATAGTTTAGGAGCCATGTACTTGTTTTGAAAAGGATGGGGGATGGGATGTGACAACCCCATGTATTTTATTAAGGTCAATTTAACTATTTTCTATGTTGTCCGGTTGCTGTAAACTTGGAGAAAGATGTTGAAGTTTCGAAACGTCTCTTGGTCGAGTTTCCTGATGTTTGCTCATACTTTATTAATTGAGAGGGTCCCCGCCTCCCCTCCCCCTTTTTAGCTCATGATGGGGAGAAAAAGTATACATCTTTTAGGTACATCCTTTAATGTGGATTTCAGTATGGTCGATCTCGCCTAGAAAGTTCCATAATTTTCATCGATCTTTTCCTCTCGTGTTTCTTGTTGGATGTGAAGTGCCTGTAACCGATTAATTCTTTAACCGTAAACCgagattaattttatattttggtaTGGTGGTAGGACATTAAAACATATTGGGGCcccatataatatataacttaAAGAGTCTTCTTCCTTTGGAGACATATAACTATCGGTTGCgtgtttatttgtatattatatatgatatatgacaaatcttttttctcttttcagtAAATTATTGTAATGGGGGTCCATGGTCGTTTTGGTGGTTGTAATGTCTTTTCAGAGCAGCAAAAGTTTCcctatttaaatatatacataaatatatacatatatatgtgtgtgtgtttatatgtgtgtatatatatatatattatttaacaCTGTTCACGCAGCCCCTGAATCATATGTTGGTAGATCTACTATGCTGCTTATCAAAGGAAATGAGAATAACAGATCTGATCTGAATATCTGTCCAGGCCCACTTAGGTCCACTGTTTGCAGCCCTGCATTTTATATACATCATATGTGCATTAGTGGCTTGAAAAAGTTATTGCTTGTGGACCACTGTTTTTGGACCTTTGGTGTCTTTTTACTTTCATTTCCAGTTGTCAATTTGTAGGCCAATTATTTGCAATTAAATCATGAACTTTCCCATAAAGTAGAAGATGATTGTGCAGAATAAAACTGCTGTAATTTAGCAGCAATTCGTCTTGCTTAGGATTTTGTGGCCTTTAGTTGtcacctttttttctttttgcgtCAACTATTTGTCAGATTGGTGTTTGTTATGTGGAGCATCGGAAGCATGTTGATGGCTTCTGGCTACTATTCTGAAGAATGTCATGGTTAAAACTGTGGGTCCACAAAGTTAACTAGATCAAGACTATCCCCTGTTCTGCACCTCTAATTAAGCAaatgtttggttgagttttaAATATCAGATTCTGCTCTTGCTCTCCAAGTTATACCTGTTTATTGTGTTATCCATGTTCCTTCTGATGACTTTAAGAATGGTCATAATTTGGGAGGATTCCATTCTATCTCAGGATTTCTTCACGAGAATGTTTGATTAATCGACTGCTGTAAATGTGGTATAGCTCCAAAGATGAGAAGGTAAAAGAATGCAAATTGCGCAACTTGTTCTGTGTTTTCTTATTATGGGGTGACTGTTGACATTCTTTGACAACAGCTCTCAGGAAACCGACGCTTAATGGACTGCTCACCCAACAGCACTGATAAGAAAACTTTGAAGAGGTGGTTCTTCTTAGACAAGAGGGTTGGGTAAAAGAAAACTTAGGGGAAGAGAGGTGCCTTGTTAAGACTTCAGTTTTGTCAAGAGGCAGCAGTGAGGGTACATTCTGGTTATATAGGTAGACGTCTATACTTAGCACCGGATCTGGAACCAATGGAAATAACATCTAGTCACGCTTCTCCTGTTCTCGCCGATCCAGCACCTGCTAGTAAGGGTAGACTTGGAGGGGTCCACACTAGCCTGTTGTCAGGTGCGTCTTTTTCCTCTAGCAAGTACGTAAAAATTCCAAGAAGGAAGCCTGGGAAACTTGATGATGTTCGGTCTAATGGATGGCTTGATTCCATGAAAGCATCTTCACCCCCTCGAAAGAAGCTGGTCAAGGACTTCAACTTAGAAGTTGCTTCAGAGGATTTTGATACTGCTTACATGTCCTGGATGGTAGCTTTGATTTCTTTTCAGATGATCCTTTGAacaaatttgtaaattttgcTATAGGGCTCAATCTAAGTACTTCTATCTTGTGATTATGCAGCTCAAGTATCCATCAGCACTCAGATCCTTTGAGCATATAATAGATCAAGCGAAGGGCAAGAAAATAGCAATATTTTTAGACTATGATGGAACTCTTTCTCCAATAGTTAATGACCCTGATTGTGCTCTTATGTCTGACGATGTAAGTAGAAAGTCGTCGCAAACATGATCTTTAGTTGTTTCATATGGTATTCTATTCATGCTGAACTAGTCAAATTGTTCAGATGCGCTCTGCTGTAAAGAATGTCTCGAGGCATTTCCCAACTGCAATTATTAGTGGAAGAAGTCGTGATAAGGTACTCTTGATTTGAGCTTTCGCAAGCCATAGTTTTTACTGTGAGCTTCTCTCTGGAACTGACTGATTTATTCTGCATTTTTCAGGTCTATGACTTGGTAGGACTAACTGAACTATATTATGCTGGTAGTCATGGAATGGACATAATGGGCCCCATCAGCAACAGTGGGTCCAGTGACCATCCTCGTTGTGTTAAATCAACTGACCAACAGGTAAGAGCTTTCCTTTCAGGTGCATGTATGTTTGCTCTCTTTCTAttgaagtttttcttttatttctagAAAGAGCCTCATACTTGATACTGCTAATCTTTGTCATGGCAGGGCAAGGCAGTAAACCTATTCCAGCCAGCTAGAGAATTTTTACCCGTGATCGACGAGGTAAGTTTTGTTTTGTCTACACgtttatatatgtacatgttgTCGATCCTTTTTAAAGGGTTTGAAATCTGTTCCATATATGCTGTTCAGGTTTTTAGAACCCTTGTCGAGTCCACAAAGGGTATTAAAGGCGCAAAAGTGGAGAACCATAAATTTTGTGCCTCTGTACATTATCGGAACGTAGAAGAGAAGGTCAGGAAAATTCTACTGTTTTCAGGGTGTTTGAACTTTTATTCTAGCTGATTGATAGCATGCCTATGAATAGGATTTTTCATGGATTTGCAGAATTGGCCTGTTATTGCTCAGTGTGTCCATGATGTCTTAAAAGGCTATCCTCGTTTACGGTTAACTCATGGGCGAAAGGTACTGTCATGGGCCTGTTGGCCAAATTCTAACAACATTCCTACTGTGGACCAGAACATCagttttaaaagttttacATCAGTAACGTATAACTTTTGGCGGTTCTGATATCGGCGTCTTGGTGTTGCTCTCGATTGATTTGCTTTCAGGTTTTAGAGGTCCGCCCAGTGATTGACTGGAACAAGGGTAAAGCAGTGGAATTCCTTCTTGATTCACTCGGTATTGCACCTCTTCTTGCTCTCTCATTCGGTTTTGGTCATCATGTCCTCTCCAAATTCACGTAAAGCCTCAGTTTGGTTGGTGCCCCTGTCAGATCTCAATTCTTCTATTACTGGAGGTGCAGGGTTGAGAAGCTGCAATGATGTGCTTGCGATATACATCGGGGACGACAAGACTGACGAAGATGCCTTCAAGGTAACGCGATAGATAAATGCAATTTATGTTTCTTTCCTGGGGACCCGATGGAGGCTCGACTGATGATCTTCAAATTGATCGATCATGTCAGGTGCTGCTAAAGAGCAACACTGGATTCGGCATTTTGGTGTCTTCGATCCCGAAAGAAACCCGGGCGTTTTACTCTCTGAAGGAGCCATCGGAggtgaaataaataatactatCAACTCATCGAACGCCGAAGTCACTCTGACTTCGTCTAGCTTTTGACTGAGTGGTGTTCTCATTTGCCCAATGTTTTGCAATGGCAGGTGATGGAGTTCTTGAGGACCCTTGCCAGTTGGAAAGAGACAGAGGACTCGGACAAGTATCAGAGCCCTGTCTGAccataattaatttgtttttctctatcctcttatattattttattttatttctaatttcgtgtttttctctctctgaatttattatgtaatttttaagGGTTTGGATAGCTATCTCAGTACATTTTATTTAGTCACTTTCTATTGCGATTGTAatagaaaaatcagaatggctGAATGGAGTTTGCAATGGTTATGTTGGCCTCTCAGCTAAAGCATGTTTTAGTGTAATCTGCAAGGTTACGACTTCTCGATGATGaattataaatcaaaataatctctttttcttcggTAAGATCACGGAGTATTCTCGCCTCATTGGTAGTGAAACTAATCTTTGGTTGGGCGAAATGTCTTCCAAGGGTTAACAAGGATTACCTACTTAAAAGCGATCAGccaaatttattttctaatcTGGTTTGTCTAGAGCTTCTCCGACCAGCTGGATTTCGGCCCATGGGCTGGAAGCCTACTACCATGAGGCCCATAGCATGCAATATGGATCGTTGGCGATGTGCATCATTTGGATTCATGTTGACCTGCGGAGTCCACGAAGTTAGGATTTTATGACGCGACGTCTTTGTGATTTATAGCAAGAAACGAAGTGAAACggacatttttattttcgtttttttgGGCCACTAGTCAATAACAAAGTGATATATGCTTTAGATATTGGCCGTGGAAGTAATTTTCAGAAATTTCCTTTCAAGGTGTGTGTGgtatatttgaatttgttataaatttatttctacCTTCACGTGGGCTCGAACGATCCACATGCTTCGTGTATATACGTGTATGTaagtatgtatgtatgcagCTGACTTAGCACGACATTTGAACCTTGAAGACGTCTATATCGTTGGTTATGTGGAACCGTTTTGTTGAGATCAACAATCGATGGGAAGACTAAAGAAggatgtcaatattaggcttgGACTGGAGGGGGGAGGGGATGAAGGATCCACTAAAATTTTGAGGTCGCAAAAAAACTTATTGATTGTTGTtcatttttcatgaaattattatatttgccTCCCTTAATTTGGACAGTTTTAACTTATATGGATCGAGGATCATGTTTCTCACACCCAAATCATACGTCCATTCCCGTTAACATTCCAAGTTAACTTACACAGATTGATTTGGATGGTTCAATAActcttttctttaaataaattctcgagttcgagtattgtgaatacAAGATATTCATTACTGGAAgagatttatttttaatggatCTAACGGCTTAAACTTGAATTAATCGAgttcaattgaatttttaaatatgagGTGGTGtgcataataaatattaaaagaaaaaagagagagaagagaaactTGGGGTTTATCCTGAGATTTGTTTGGTAGCTGAGACTCGTCGCATATCATGGGCTTACTTTGCCTTAGGAAATATCTACACTTGGCCCATGTCTTGTTTTCTTCTAGACCCAAACAAAATTGACCGAAGTCAatacgaaaaaaaaattaaaaaaaaaaaaggaaactaaGCATCGAGCATGAACAAActtactataaaaaaaaagacaatagCGCACGCTTTCACTTGTTGATCTAAAGAATGCAAATTCGATATTTAATGAGACTATacgtattttttaattaattatttaggaaTTCTCTTTTATTATACTAAGTCTTAAATctctttttataaaaaaaaaacatgaacaAACGTACTAAAGTTATCTTCTCCTCTCGATCATATTTTTTCCTCTCAATCAATCCTAGGGACTTCAATGTTAATTCAGTTACCATTACACGAGGTTTCGCGAATCGTCTTAACAATCTACAACGACATGAACATGTAATTTCGTTGACATTGGAGAAAATCTTTATTACATTCAAAAGTAATAGGACATGTTAtaaatatgcattttttgaggattaattctttttttataatattttatcgATAAATTTGATTAAGTTCATGGAGCTTTGTTAAGATGAATATAGTTTTAAAACGCGAAAAGCTATATCCAATCCATATAGACTATTAATTGGATAATTGAATTTGCCCCAAAACATGGGAGCAATCGTGCGGGCGTGAGGGTTAGTATTtgttaaaagaaattataattttatcttaTAATGCAACAAAAAAaggttggaaaaaaaaagtgcagaAGATATAAACACGAACGAGTCCATCACCCTCGTTTCTCTGCTACTCTCTGAATagttcactctctctctctctctctctctctctatctgcAACCGAGCTGAATCGAAAATGGCGCTGACATTGCAATCTCCGCCCTCTTccactctctcttcttcttcctcctcatcctCTCTCCAagtactctctctctctgtctctctctacTTGCATTTGTATGCACAGTATGGAAGAAGCTCATGGCTGAATTCCGCATTCGACTGGTAATTGGATCTTGCAGGACGGGAAGCTGAAGCTGTTAGCTCGATCCGCCTCCTCGAAGCTCGAGCTCCGCTGCCGCCGGCCCCTTCCCCGCATCCGAGCTGCCTCCaactcctcatcctcctctcTCGACACCGGTACtcccccctccctctctcacGCATCTTCGATCCTTCCTTCAAGGTACGATTACTACATGTTCGTCGATGTTAATATATTTGTGTAATCACTGAATTCTGTATCTGATTCATAGGTTTAAGCACTGAACTGGATGCTGTCTCCAGCTTCAGTGAGATCGTCCCTGATACCGTCATCTTCGATGACTTCGAGAAGTATAAGTCTTGATCATCAGCTTAGACTTCCATTTGAGCTATTTCTATTGAACTGTGACAGTCAATCGTTTATTGCTCTTGCGAGGTTAGGTTCCCTCCAACTGCGGCGACAGTTAGCTCGTCGCTCCTCTTGGGCATCTGTGGCCTTCCGGATACCATATTCAGGGTAACTAtttgaattcttttttttttgttggtctCGTAATTTATATAAGTTCATTCAAATCTGGTTGATGACGATTGATGGTGAGCGTATTCTCATTTGAATTCCTCTTTTTCGGCCAAGTATGTCTTTAGAGTGACTGAAAATTCTTTTTGTTGTTCTAGAATGCTGTGGATATGGCACTGGCAGATTCCGGTTGCGCTGCTTTGGACAACCGTGAAATGAGATTATCCTGTTTCGTTAACAAGGTTGCTCTCTTCTCTCGTGCATCACGACATGTTTGATCTACCAACCATATATGTAGAATAATGTCCATGGGCGAATTTTCCCT
This genomic window contains:
- the LOC116193147 gene encoding probable trehalose-phosphate phosphatase F isoform X1, whose translation is MEITSSHASPVLADPAPASKGRLGGVHTSLLSGASFSSSKYVKIPRRKPGKLDDVRSNGWLDSMKASSPPRKKLVKDFNLEVASEDFDTAYMSWMLKYPSALRSFEHIIDQAKGKKIAIFLDYDGTLSPIVNDPDCALMSDDMRSAVKNVSRHFPTAIISGRSRDKVYDLVGLTELYYAGSHGMDIMGPISNSGSSDHPRCVKSTDQQGKAVNLFQPAREFLPVIDEVFRTLVESTKGIKGAKVENHKFCASVHYRNVEEKNWPVIAQCVHDVLKGYPRLRLTHGRKVLEVRPVIDWNKGKAVEFLLDSLGLRSCNDVLAIYIGDDKTDEDAFKVLLKSNTGFGILVSSIPKETRAFYSLKEPSEVMEFLRTLASWKETEDSDKYQSPV
- the LOC116193147 gene encoding probable trehalose-phosphate phosphatase F isoform X2; its protein translation is MEITSSHASPVLADPAPASKGRLGGVHTSLLSASSPPRKKLVKDFNLEVASEDFDTAYMSWMLKYPSALRSFEHIIDQAKGKKIAIFLDYDGTLSPIVNDPDCALMSDDMRSAVKNVSRHFPTAIISGRSRDKVYDLVGLTELYYAGSHGMDIMGPISNSGSSDHPRCVKSTDQQGKAVNLFQPAREFLPVIDEVFRTLVESTKGIKGAKVENHKFCASVHYRNVEEKNWPVIAQCVHDVLKGYPRLRLTHGRKVLEVRPVIDWNKGKAVEFLLDSLGLRSCNDVLAIYIGDDKTDEDAFKVLLKSNTGFGILVSSIPKETRAFYSLKEPSEVMEFLRTLASWKETEDSDKYQSPV